One window from the genome of Gopherus evgoodei ecotype Sinaloan lineage chromosome 2, rGopEvg1_v1.p, whole genome shotgun sequence encodes:
- the LOC115644987 gene encoding uncharacterized protein LOC115644987, with translation MVQALLDTKGGLWLTQARVAQYQAKLLENPKVTLQACPSLNPATLLPETEGQEHDCLEVIDAQYSSHQDLEDQPLLNADYEWYTDGSSTVVNGLRRAGYAVVSLHETVEAKSLPPGTSAQLAEIVALTLALELSKGKRVNIFTDCKYAFGVLHAHAGLWKQRGLLMAQGSPVKHRYIKDSQPLPLDAPIHSLQPGDFVLVWTWKDEPLQEKWKEPYLVLLVSHTAAKVEGHKSWIHYSRLKAVPLPQNPDPEQWTVQPTGTGASEDLGLKLLFKCK, from the exons ATGGTCCAAGCCTTACTGGACACAAAGGGGGGTCTCTGGCTCACCCAAGCTCGGGTAGCCCAGTATCAGGCTAAGCTCTTAGAAAACCCCAAAGTTACCCTGCAGGCTTGCCCCTCCCTTAACCCAGCCACcttgctgccagaaacagagggcCAAGAACATGACTGCTTGGAAGTTATAGATGCCCAGTATTCCAGCCATCAGGATTTGGAAGATCAACCTCTCCTTAACGCAGACTATGAGTGGTACACGGATGGCAGTAGCACTGTTGTAAATGGACTTAGAAGGGCGGGCTATGCTGTTGTGTCTCTCCATGAAACTGTGGAGGCAAAAAGCCTGCCCCCTGGAACCTCAGCCCAACTAGCCGAAATAGTGGCTTTAACCCTTGCACTTGAATTGTCAAAAGGAAAAAGAGTTAATATCTTCACGGACTGTAAATATGCTTTTGGTGTGCTACATGCCCACGCAGGTCTGTGGAAACAAAGGGGATTACTgatggctcagggctccccggtCAAGCACAG GTACATTAAGGACTCCCAGCCACTCCCTTTGGATGCACCTATCCATTCCCTACAGCCTGGTGACTTCGTCCTCGTCTGGACCTGGAAGGACGAACCTCTCCAGGAGAAGTGGAAAGAACCCTATCTCGTTTTACTGGTGTCCCACACGGCAGCTAAAGTAGAGGGACACAAAAGCTGGATTCACTACTCCCGACTAAAAGCTGTACCTCTACCGCAGAATCCAGACCCCGAGCAGTGGACGGTTCAGCCTACTGGGACCGGAGCATCGGAAGATTTGGGACTCAAGTTattatttaaatgcaaataa